The nucleotide sequence aatagcaaaattgGATGCTGCAAACCAGGAATAAGGTGGGATGAGTACTTTTaggataatttttaattttgatcaaatcaaatcaatttttttttattcttttcccAATTCAATTCAACAAGCTATGAATTAGAAGCGAATACAGTACAAAAGATAATTAATTATCTCTACTTCAAACTTTCAAAAgtataaattacaaattatttttggcGAACGTTTTTGAATGAGCgaaaggaatatttttcaaaaaaccttaacacaagaaaaataatttatctattggTTATCCCACATTAGTTGGCATGGGTTTAAGATTAGCTATAGAATTGATTCTCTTAGTTTTGATTCCAGTTAATTTTCTCTCAATATCTGCCAAACTTATACCTTTTGTTTCTGGCACGATGAAGTAGGAGAAGAGCAAGGAAACCCCAACAATACATCCATACatccaaaaagtataataatttcCAATGGCGTCAATGATGAGTAGGAAAGTTTTAGTCACTACAAAGGTGCACGTCCAGTTAAATGCAGTAGATATCGAAGCAGCTGGTCCTCGAATTTTAGCTGGTAAAATTTCCCCCATCATTAACCACGGAATCGGTCCAAAACCCAGAGAAAAACCCAAAACGTATACCATGAAGCTTACAAGAGGCACCCATCCAATAGTTGATACGTTATAATGGGACacgtctttcaaataaaaatacgcACCCAAAACAGCTAATGAAGCTACCATAGATACACTtgatatatataataaaatttttctacccAATCGATCTATTATCAATGTAGCTATAAATGTTGAAACAAAATTAACCACCCCTACAATcattgtacaatatttttcatcaagacTCGAACCAGActctttgaatattttagttGTATAAAATATAACCGCATTTATACCACTAAATTGTTGAAAGAACATCAATCCCAACACTATCGATAGTAATTTCAAGTTGTCTTTAGAAAAAAGGTCCAATATGCTAGAATTGAGTTCATTAGATTCTTTTTGAATCTTCTGAAGATCAGCAAACTCACTTTCGATATCCGTCTTATTTCCACGAAGCCATTGTAATGCTTTCTGAGCCTTATGTAAATCTCCTTTACCTAGTAAGAATTTTGGAGTTTCAGGTATAAACCAGATCATTATTAGAAATGGTACAGCCAGTATTGCACCTATAAGAGCTAAGACCTTCCACTCATAAAACATTCCAAAGATGAAACAGATCAACACACCCATGTTACCAAGAGCTGTGGGTAAAAGACCCAGAGAGCCTCTTACTTCTGGTTGCAAACTTTCCGCAGTATAAACCGGCAAAGTTAAGGAAGCTACACCAACACTAATACCAACTATTATTCTTCCTATGTAGAGGTAGATGTAGCTAGAGGCAAAAAAGCACATCAACCAAGATAGCAAGAAACAAACGTTCGTTAACATAATACTCCATTTTCTACCCAAAGTATCAATCAATGTACCCCCTCCTAAACCGCCAAGCAAAGCTCCTAAAGGCATAAAACTGGACATCCACGacatctgaaacaaaaattatcattataatatatCTAATTCTAGTCGACGGTTGCATTAAAACCCGTAATA is from Diorhabda carinulata isolate Delta chromosome 1, icDioCari1.1, whole genome shotgun sequence and encodes:
- the LOC130895930 gene encoding facilitated trehalose transporter Tret1-like encodes the protein MNKDNNIRMVMQEIEPLQVNKEEPEVEIIEEKIKLKLKNVKTQLFAAVAVSWVSLIIGYSTAYTSPAQLSLERDFNLTNNEMSWMSSFMPLGALLGGLGGGTLIDTLGRKWSIMLTNVCFLLSWLMCFFASSYIYLYIGRIIVGISVGVASLTLPVYTAESLQPEVRGSLGLLPTALGNMGVLICFIFGMFYEWKVLALIGAILAVPFLIMIWFIPETPKFLLGKGDLHKAQKALQWLRGNKTDIESEFADLQKIQKESNELNSSILDLFSKDNLKLLSIVLGLMFFQQFSGINAVIFYTTKIFKESGSSLDEKYCTMIVGVVNFVSTFIATLIIDRLGRKILLYISSVSMVASLAVLGAYFYLKDVSHYNVSTIGWVPLVSFMVYVLGFSLGFGPIPWLMMGEILPAKIRGPAASISTAFNWTCTFVVTKTFLLIIDAIGNYYTFWMYGCIVGVSLLFSYFIVPETKGISLADIERKLTGIKTKRINSIANLKPMPTNVG